From a single Streptomyces liliifuscus genomic region:
- the rplT gene encoding 50S ribosomal protein L20, producing the protein MARVKRAVNAHKKRRAILEAASGYRGQRSRLYRKAKEQVTHSLVYNYNDRKKRKGDFRQLWIQRINAAARQNGMTYNRLIQGLKAANIEVDRKILAELAVNDANAFAALVEVAQKALPSDVNAPKAA; encoded by the coding sequence GTGGCACGCGTCAAGCGGGCAGTCAACGCCCACAAGAAGCGCCGGGCGATCCTCGAGGCGGCCTCCGGCTACCGCGGTCAGCGTTCGCGCCTGTACCGCAAGGCCAAGGAGCAGGTCACCCACTCGCTGGTCTACAACTACAACGACCGCAAGAAGCGCAAGGGTGACTTCCGTCAGCTGTGGATCCAGCGCATCAACGCTGCGGCCCGCCAGAACGGCATGACGTACAACCGCCTCATCCAGGGTCTGAAGGCCGCCAACATCGAGGTGGACCGCAAGATCCTCGCCGAGCTGGCCGTCAACGACGCCAACGCGTTCGCCGCGCTCGTCGAGGTCGCGCAGAAGGCCCTGCCGTCGGACGTCAACGCGCCGAAGGCTGCGTGA
- a CDS encoding TrmH family RNA methyltransferase — translation MPVGPELISPRSARVSAARRLAKRNFRGKERLFLAEGPQAVREAAGHRGDGGETLVELFATPDAAERYADIVGEARDAGARVHLADEDVIADISTTVTPQGLVGICRFLDTPFEEILKAGPKLVAVLANVRDPGNAGTVLRCADAAGADAVVLTDASVDLYNPKSVRASVGSLFHLPVAIGVPVEHAVQGLKDAGVRILAADGAGEDDLDDELDKGTMSGPTAWVFGNEAWGLPEETRALADAVVRVPIHGKAESLNLATAAAVCLYASARAQRARRAGS, via the coding sequence ATGCCTGTCGGCCCCGAGCTGATCTCTCCCCGTTCCGCGCGCGTCTCGGCCGCCCGGCGGCTCGCGAAGCGGAACTTCCGGGGGAAGGAGCGGCTGTTCCTCGCGGAGGGGCCGCAGGCCGTGCGAGAGGCCGCCGGGCACCGGGGGGACGGCGGAGAAACACTGGTCGAACTCTTCGCGACGCCGGACGCCGCCGAGCGGTACGCCGACATCGTGGGTGAGGCCCGGGACGCCGGGGCCCGGGTGCACCTCGCCGACGAGGACGTGATCGCGGACATCTCGACGACCGTCACCCCGCAGGGACTCGTCGGGATCTGCCGGTTCCTGGACACGCCGTTCGAGGAGATCCTCAAGGCCGGGCCCAAACTGGTGGCCGTACTGGCGAACGTCCGGGATCCCGGGAACGCCGGGACCGTCCTGCGCTGCGCCGACGCCGCGGGCGCCGACGCCGTCGTCCTCACCGACGCGTCCGTCGACCTCTACAACCCCAAGTCCGTACGGGCGTCGGTCGGTTCGCTGTTCCATCTGCCGGTCGCGATCGGCGTACCCGTGGAGCACGCGGTGCAGGGGCTGAAGGACGCCGGGGTGCGGATTCTCGCGGCCGACGGAGCGGGCGAGGACGACCTCGACGACGAGCTCGACAAGGGCACCATGAGCGGTCCCACCGCCTGGGTCTTCGGGAACGAGGCGTGGGGGCTCCCGGAGGAGACGCGCGCGCTGGCGGACGCCGTCGTGCGCGTACCGATTCACGGCAAGGCCGAGAGCTTGAACCTCGCGACGGCGGCCGCCGTATGTCTCTACGCGTCGGCTCGTGCACAGCGTGCCCGCCGTGCTGGTTCCTGA
- a CDS encoding sensor histidine kinase, whose translation MSVGTSGAKSALRAHDVRSAPAPRHGDLAELGLDPDELPDGLVIADERGRVICFNAAAARITATPAADALGRHLDWALPLEDLEGRRWWQLTDPYGGLAIRVGQPERNLLLPGGREVLVSARYVRVRPTGPIRRVVVSLRDTEARRRTERSHAELIATVAHELRSPLTSVKGFTATLLAKWERFTDDQKKLMLETVDADANRVTRLIAELLDISRIDSGRLELRRQPVDIGAAVGRHIQAYVASGQSADRFLLRIGQPLPDLWADPDKVDQVLSNLLENAVRHGEGTVTIDVEPAPSLREGEDACTSVTVSDEGPGIPEESMNRVFTRFWRGSKRGGTGLGLYIVKGIVEAHGGTITVGRAPEGGAQFRFTLPVGTPAYLQ comes from the coding sequence ATGAGTGTCGGCACGAGCGGTGCGAAGAGCGCACTGCGGGCGCATGACGTGCGGAGCGCGCCCGCGCCCCGGCACGGCGATCTCGCCGAGCTCGGCCTCGACCCCGACGAGCTGCCCGACGGACTCGTGATCGCAGACGAGCGCGGCCGGGTGATCTGCTTCAACGCCGCCGCCGCCCGCATCACCGCCACGCCCGCCGCCGACGCCCTCGGCCGGCACCTCGACTGGGCCCTGCCGTTGGAGGATCTCGAAGGCCGCCGCTGGTGGCAGCTGACCGACCCGTACGGCGGGCTGGCGATCCGGGTCGGACAGCCCGAGCGCAATCTGCTGCTCCCCGGGGGCCGGGAGGTCCTGGTCTCGGCACGGTACGTACGGGTGCGGCCCACCGGCCCGATCCGCCGGGTCGTCGTCTCCCTCCGCGACACCGAGGCCCGCCGCCGCACCGAGCGCAGTCACGCCGAGCTGATCGCCACCGTCGCCCACGAGCTGCGCTCGCCGCTCACCTCCGTGAAGGGTTTCACCGCGACGCTGCTCGCCAAGTGGGAGCGGTTCACGGACGACCAGAAGAAGCTGATGCTGGAGACGGTCGACGCGGACGCCAACCGGGTCACCCGCCTCATCGCCGAGCTCCTCGACATCTCCCGCATCGACTCCGGGCGCCTCGAACTGCGCCGTCAGCCCGTCGACATAGGCGCCGCCGTCGGCCGGCACATCCAGGCATACGTCGCCTCCGGCCAGTCGGCCGACCGCTTCCTGCTGCGCATCGGCCAGCCCCTGCCCGATCTGTGGGCCGACCCCGACAAGGTCGACCAGGTGCTCAGCAACCTGCTGGAAAATGCGGTGCGGCACGGCGAGGGAACCGTCACCATCGACGTGGAGCCCGCGCCGTCACTCCGCGAAGGAGAGGACGCCTGCACGTCGGTCACGGTGAGCGACGAAGGCCCCGGCATCCCGGAGGAGTCCATGAACCGCGTCTTCACCCGCTTCTGGCGGGGCAGCAAGCGCGGCGGCACCGGCCTCGGCCTCTACATCGTCAAGGGCATCGTCGAAGCCCACGGCGGCACCATCACGGTCGGCCGCGCCCCCGAGGGCGGCGCACAGTTCCGATTTACGTTGCCCGTGGGCACCCCGGCGTACCTGCAGTAA
- the pheS gene encoding phenylalanine--tRNA ligase subunit alpha gives MSAPNKSYDPVEVEALKPEEIERMRDEALAAFAAAGDLDALQEAKVAHTGGASPLALANREIGALPPHAKAAAGKLVGQARGAVNKALAGRQAELEAERDARVLVEEAVDVTLPHDRVPSGARHPLTTMMERVADVFVSMGYEIAEGPEVEAEWFNFDALNFGPDHPARQMQDTFFVQGPKGADSDGESGVVLRTHTSPVQARALLDREPPVYVVCPGRVYRTDELDATHTPVFHQIELLAVDEGLTMADLKGTLDHMVQSLFGADMKTRLRPNYFPFTEPSAEMDMLCYVCKGESVGNPDRPCRTCSSEGWIELGGCGMVNPRVLTACGVDPEKYSGFAFGFGIERMLMFRHNVEDMRDMVEGDVRFTRPFGMEI, from the coding sequence ATGTCGGCACCGAACAAGTCGTACGACCCTGTTGAGGTCGAGGCACTGAAACCGGAAGAGATCGAGCGCATGCGGGACGAGGCGCTCGCCGCCTTCGCCGCCGCCGGTGACCTCGACGCGCTCCAGGAGGCCAAGGTCGCCCACACCGGCGGCGCCTCGCCGCTGGCGCTCGCCAACCGCGAGATCGGCGCCCTGCCCCCGCACGCCAAGGCCGCCGCCGGCAAGCTGGTCGGCCAGGCCCGCGGCGCGGTGAACAAGGCGCTCGCCGGACGCCAGGCCGAACTGGAGGCCGAGCGCGACGCACGCGTGCTCGTCGAGGAGGCCGTGGACGTCACGCTGCCCCACGACCGCGTACCGTCCGGCGCCCGGCACCCGCTGACCACCATGATGGAGCGGGTCGCGGACGTCTTCGTGTCCATGGGATACGAGATCGCCGAGGGCCCCGAGGTCGAGGCGGAGTGGTTCAACTTCGACGCCCTGAACTTCGGCCCGGACCACCCGGCCCGGCAGATGCAGGACACCTTCTTCGTGCAGGGCCCCAAGGGCGCCGACAGCGACGGCGAGTCCGGTGTCGTGCTCCGTACGCACACCTCGCCCGTGCAGGCCCGCGCGCTCCTCGACCGTGAGCCGCCCGTCTACGTCGTGTGCCCCGGCCGCGTCTACCGCACGGACGAGCTGGACGCCACGCACACCCCGGTCTTCCACCAGATCGAGCTGCTCGCCGTCGACGAGGGCCTGACCATGGCCGACCTCAAGGGCACCCTGGACCACATGGTCCAGTCGCTCTTCGGCGCGGACATGAAGACCCGGCTGCGCCCGAACTACTTCCCCTTCACCGAGCCGTCCGCCGAGATGGACATGCTCTGCTACGTCTGCAAGGGCGAGTCCGTCGGCAACCCCGACCGTCCCTGCCGCACCTGCTCCAGCGAGGGCTGGATCGAGCTCGGCGGCTGCGGCATGGTCAACCCGCGCGTGCTGACCGCCTGCGGTGTGGACCCCGAGAAGTACAGCGGATTCGCCTTCGGGTTCGGCATCGAGCGGATGCTGATGTTCCGCCACAACGTCGAAGACATGCGAGACATGGTCGAGGGTGACGTCCGGTTCACCCGGCCGTTCGGGATGGAGATCTGA
- the pheT gene encoding phenylalanine--tRNA ligase subunit beta, with protein sequence MRVPLSWLREYVDLPATETGRDVQAKLVSAGLEVERVEQLGADLKGPLVVGQVLTIEELEGFKKPIRFCTVDVGTANGTGEPQEIVCGARNFAVGDKVVVVLPGAVLPGNFAIAARKTYGKTSHGMICSGDELGMGDDGSGGIIVLPPEHEVGTDAVELLELVDEVLDIAVTPDRGYALSMRGVAREAATAYGLPLRDPALLDVPGPNAFGYPVQVSDPQGCDRFTARTVTGLSPEARSPIWLRRRLQKAGMRPISLAVDITNYVMLELGQPLHAYDRSRVQGTIGVRRAEPGEKLTTLDGTKRTLDAEDLVITDDRGPIGLAGVMGGANTEIDDTEGTTTEVVVEAAHFDPISIARTARRHKLASEASKRFERGVDPEATSAAAQRTVDLLVLLAGGTADGGVTEVIAPSAPRTISIPANHPDKVAGVDYGRETVVRRLQQVGCDVYGQDELIVTVPSWRPDLTDPNDLAEEVIRLEGYENLPSTLPKPPAGLGLTDRQRLHRRVGRALAGAGYVEALNYPFIGEHVFDQLGLAADDPKRRVVKLVNPLSDEEPALRTTLLPGLLQALRRNDGRGSHDLALFETGLVFHPQDELRVAVRLPVDRRPTDEEIASLTDALPVQPRHAAVVLAGAREQAGWWGKGRPADWADAVESARTLAHEAGTELLVRQGQYGPWHPGRCAELAVVVDGAERVIGYAGELHPRVLKALGLPARSCAMEVNLDVLEQASAGLPKGPHVSTFPVATQDVALVVSADVPAADVEAALREGAGELLESIRLFDVYEGEQLGEGRKSLAYALRFRADDRTLTVDEASAARDAAVALAGERAGAVLRS encoded by the coding sequence ATGCGGGTCCCGCTTTCCTGGCTGCGGGAGTACGTCGACCTCCCCGCCACCGAGACCGGCCGCGATGTGCAGGCCAAGCTCGTTTCCGCCGGCCTGGAGGTCGAGAGGGTCGAGCAGCTCGGCGCCGACCTCAAGGGGCCGCTCGTCGTCGGCCAGGTGCTGACCATCGAGGAGCTGGAGGGCTTCAAGAAGCCCATCCGCTTCTGCACGGTCGACGTCGGCACCGCCAACGGCACCGGTGAGCCGCAGGAGATCGTCTGCGGCGCCCGCAACTTCGCCGTCGGCGACAAGGTCGTCGTGGTCCTGCCCGGCGCCGTCCTGCCCGGCAACTTCGCGATCGCCGCGCGCAAGACGTACGGCAAGACCTCGCACGGCATGATCTGCTCCGGCGACGAGCTGGGCATGGGCGACGACGGCAGCGGCGGCATCATCGTCCTGCCGCCCGAGCACGAGGTCGGCACCGACGCCGTCGAGCTGCTCGAACTCGTCGACGAGGTCCTCGACATCGCCGTCACGCCCGACCGCGGCTACGCGCTGTCGATGCGCGGCGTCGCCCGCGAGGCCGCCACCGCCTACGGTCTGCCGCTGCGCGACCCGGCGCTGCTCGACGTACCGGGTCCGAACGCGTTCGGCTACCCCGTGCAGGTCTCCGACCCGCAGGGCTGCGACCGCTTCACCGCGCGCACCGTCACCGGTCTGTCGCCCGAGGCGCGCTCCCCGATCTGGCTGCGGCGCCGTCTCCAGAAGGCGGGCATGCGCCCGATCTCGCTGGCCGTCGACATCACCAACTACGTGATGCTGGAGCTCGGTCAGCCCCTGCACGCGTACGACCGCTCCCGTGTCCAGGGCACGATCGGTGTGCGCCGGGCCGAGCCGGGCGAGAAGCTCACCACCCTCGACGGCACCAAGCGCACGCTGGACGCCGAGGACCTGGTGATCACCGACGACCGCGGGCCGATCGGCCTGGCCGGTGTCATGGGCGGTGCCAACACCGAGATCGACGACACCGAGGGCACCACCACCGAGGTCGTCGTCGAGGCCGCGCACTTCGACCCGATCTCCATCGCGCGCACGGCCCGCCGGCACAAGCTGGCCTCCGAGGCGTCCAAGCGCTTCGAGCGGGGCGTCGACCCGGAGGCCACGTCCGCCGCCGCCCAGCGCACGGTCGACCTGCTGGTCCTCCTCGCGGGCGGTACCGCCGACGGGGGCGTCACCGAGGTCATCGCGCCCTCGGCGCCGCGCACCATCAGCATCCCGGCGAACCACCCGGACAAGGTCGCGGGCGTCGACTACGGCCGCGAGACCGTCGTACGCCGTCTCCAGCAGGTCGGCTGCGACGTCTACGGGCAGGACGAGCTGATCGTCACCGTGCCGTCCTGGCGGCCCGACCTGACGGACCCGAACGACCTGGCCGAAGAGGTCATCCGGCTCGAGGGCTACGAGAACCTGCCCTCGACCCTGCCGAAGCCTCCGGCGGGCCTCGGCCTCACCGACCGGCAGCGGCTGCACCGCCGGGTCGGCCGCGCACTGGCCGGCGCCGGATATGTCGAGGCGCTGAACTACCCGTTCATCGGCGAGCACGTCTTCGACCAGCTCGGCCTGGCCGCCGACGACCCCAAGCGCCGGGTCGTCAAGCTGGTCAACCCGCTCTCCGACGAGGAGCCCGCGCTCCGTACGACGCTGCTGCCGGGCCTCCTCCAGGCCCTGCGCCGCAACGACGGGCGGGGCTCGCACGACCTGGCGCTCTTCGAGACGGGCCTGGTCTTCCACCCGCAGGACGAGCTGCGCGTCGCGGTGCGGCTGCCCGTCGACCGCCGTCCCACGGACGAGGAGATCGCGTCCCTCACCGACGCGCTCCCCGTCCAGCCCCGGCACGCCGCCGTCGTCCTCGCGGGCGCCCGTGAGCAGGCCGGCTGGTGGGGCAAGGGCCGCCCGGCCGACTGGGCCGACGCCGTCGAGTCCGCGCGCACTCTCGCCCACGAGGCGGGGACCGAACTCCTCGTGCGCCAGGGCCAGTACGGGCCGTGGCATCCGGGCCGCTGCGCCGAGCTCGCCGTCGTCGTGGACGGCGCCGAGCGGGTCATCGGGTACGCGGGCGAGCTGCACCCCCGTGTCCTGAAGGCCCTGGGGCTGCCCGCGCGCAGTTGTGCGATGGAGGTGAACCTGGACGTGCTGGAGCAGGCGAGTGCGGGGCTGCCCAAGGGGCCGCACGTGTCGACCTTCCCGGTCGCCACGCAGGATGTCGCACTGGTCGTCTCCGCGGACGTCCCGGCGGCCGACGTCGAGGCCGCGCTCCGCGAGGGGGCGGGTGAACTGCTGGAGTCCATCCGGCTGTTCGACGTCTACGAGGGTGAGCAGCTCGGCGAGGGGCGGAAGTCGCTGGCGTACGCGTTGCGCTTCCGCGCGGACGATCGCACGTTGACCGTGGACGAGGCCTCCGCGGCGCGTGACGCCGCCGTCGCCCTCGCGGGCGAGCGTGCGGGGGCTGTTCTTCGGAGCTAG
- a CDS encoding PP2C family protein-serine/threonine phosphatase, with protein sequence MGLPAAWGAAAITYKLACPLAQEDGLGARIATCAVFFAVGTGLMLHVRRGLLRELRQIRKVAGAAQGALLRPLPPRVDGLNIAAAQFSADRGATVGGDLYEVIGTEHGVRIVMGDVRGHGLAALGTVAAVLGSFREAVHDEAELAGVLRRLERAMARHLRERARAEHPSSGLEPDNPVAEEFVTVLLLEIGPDGEMRALNCGHPWPYLLRHHTGPVGVRGHVEHLAVGDPLPPLGLFPLPAELPVVHCGPFLPGEALFLHTDGAEDARDGDGRFFPLTTTLTEAARTQPVSPQAVLRTVLTQLLRHAGGLPTDDVAVLVLRNDRQHDRAPSGARGTARPATMDPQPTNHL encoded by the coding sequence ATGGGGCTGCCCGCCGCGTGGGGCGCGGCGGCCATCACGTACAAACTGGCCTGTCCGCTCGCCCAGGAGGACGGGCTCGGTGCCCGGATCGCCACCTGCGCCGTCTTCTTCGCCGTCGGCACGGGCCTGATGCTGCACGTCAGGCGGGGACTGCTGCGCGAACTCCGGCAGATCCGCAAGGTCGCGGGAGCCGCCCAGGGCGCCCTCCTCCGCCCGCTGCCCCCGCGCGTCGACGGGCTGAACATCGCGGCGGCCCAGTTCTCCGCCGACCGCGGGGCCACCGTCGGGGGAGACCTGTACGAGGTGATCGGCACCGAGCACGGAGTGCGGATCGTGATGGGCGACGTCCGCGGGCACGGGCTCGCCGCCCTCGGTACCGTCGCCGCAGTGCTCGGCAGCTTCCGCGAGGCCGTCCACGACGAGGCCGAACTCGCGGGCGTACTGCGGAGACTGGAGCGCGCCATGGCCCGCCATCTGCGGGAGCGCGCGAGGGCCGAGCACCCCTCGTCCGGGCTCGAACCCGACAACCCGGTCGCCGAGGAGTTCGTCACCGTGCTCCTCCTGGAGATCGGTCCCGACGGCGAGATGCGTGCCCTCAACTGCGGTCACCCGTGGCCGTATCTGCTGCGCCACCACACGGGACCGGTCGGTGTACGAGGACATGTGGAGCACCTCGCCGTCGGCGACCCCCTGCCTCCCCTCGGGCTCTTCCCCCTCCCCGCCGAACTGCCCGTCGTCCACTGCGGGCCCTTCCTGCCCGGCGAGGCACTGTTCCTCCACACCGACGGCGCCGAGGACGCCCGCGACGGCGACGGCCGATTCTTTCCCCTCACGACCACACTCACCGAGGCGGCCCGCACCCAACCGGTCTCACCCCAGGCCGTACTCCGCACGGTCCTCACCCAACTCCTGCGCCACGCGGGCGGATTGCCGACGGACGACGTAGCCGTACTGGTCCTGCGCAACGATCGTCAGCACGATCGCGCCCCCTCGGGGGCGCGGGGAACCGCACGACCAGCCACGATGGACCCGCAGCCGACCAACCACCTTTAG
- a CDS encoding NUDIX hydrolase yields MQWTKLNEQTVYANRWFSVNLADVELPDGRHLDHFLIRLRPVAVATVVNEANEVLLLWRHRFITDSWGWELPAGVVEDGEDIAVAAARELEEETGWRPGPLRHLMSVEPSNGLTDARHHIYWADEGAYIGHPVDDFESDRREWVPLKLVPDMVARGEVPAANMAAALLLLHHLRLGQDALP; encoded by the coding sequence GTGCAGTGGACGAAACTGAACGAACAAACTGTGTACGCAAACCGCTGGTTCAGCGTCAATCTCGCAGATGTCGAGCTGCCGGACGGTCGGCACCTCGATCACTTCTTAATACGGCTGCGGCCCGTCGCCGTGGCCACTGTGGTGAATGAGGCGAACGAGGTGCTGCTTCTGTGGCGGCACCGCTTCATCACCGACAGCTGGGGATGGGAGCTTCCCGCGGGTGTCGTCGAGGACGGTGAGGACATCGCCGTCGCGGCGGCCCGCGAACTGGAGGAGGAGACCGGGTGGCGACCGGGACCCCTGCGCCATCTGATGAGCGTCGAGCCTTCCAACGGGCTCACCGACGCGCGGCACCACATCTACTGGGCCGACGAAGGCGCGTACATCGGGCATCCCGTGGACGACTTCGAGTCGGACCGTCGGGAATGGGTTCCCCTCAAGCTCGTGCCCGACATGGTCGCCCGCGGCGAGGTCCCGGCCGCCAATATGGCAGCCGCGCTGCTCCTCCTGCACCATCTGAGGCTCGGGCAGGACGCTTTGCCCTGA
- a CDS encoding 3-hydroxybutyryl-CoA dehydrogenase — MTDIERVGVVGCGQMGAGIAEVCARAGLDVKVAETTGEALEIGRTRLYNSLAKAAERGKISEEERDATQARLSFTTDLGEFSDRDLVIEAVVENEQVKTEIFQVLDQVVTRQDAILASNTSSIPLVKLAVATSRPDQVIGIHFFNPAPVQKLVELIPALTTSEGTISRAQSLVEKILGKHAIRAQDRSGFVVNALLIPYLLSAIRMFESGMASREDIDNGMELGCAHPMGPLKLSDLIGLDTVASVADSMYDEYKEPLYAAPPLLQRMVDAGRLGRKSGSGFYTYA, encoded by the coding sequence GTGACCGACATCGAACGCGTCGGAGTGGTGGGCTGCGGCCAGATGGGGGCGGGCATCGCCGAGGTGTGCGCCCGCGCCGGCCTGGATGTGAAGGTCGCCGAGACCACCGGTGAGGCGTTGGAGATTGGCCGGACCCGGCTCTACAACTCGCTCGCCAAGGCGGCCGAGCGCGGCAAGATCTCCGAGGAGGAGCGGGACGCCACCCAGGCGCGGCTGTCCTTCACCACCGACCTCGGCGAGTTCTCCGACCGCGATCTGGTGATCGAGGCGGTCGTCGAGAACGAGCAGGTGAAGACCGAGATCTTCCAGGTGCTGGACCAGGTGGTGACCCGGCAGGACGCGATCCTCGCTTCCAACACCTCCTCGATCCCGCTGGTGAAGCTCGCCGTCGCCACGTCGCGTCCCGACCAGGTCATCGGCATCCACTTCTTCAACCCGGCCCCGGTGCAGAAGCTCGTCGAGCTGATCCCGGCGCTCACCACGTCCGAGGGCACCATCAGCCGGGCGCAGTCGCTGGTCGAGAAGATCCTCGGCAAGCACGCGATCCGTGCGCAGGACCGTTCGGGCTTCGTGGTCAACGCGCTGCTGATCCCGTATCTGCTCTCCGCGATCCGGATGTTCGAGTCCGGCATGGCGAGTCGCGAGGACATCGACAACGGCATGGAGCTCGGGTGCGCCCACCCGATGGGGCCGCTCAAGCTGTCCGACCTGATCGGCCTCGACACGGTCGCGTCGGTCGCGGATTCGATGTACGACGAATACAAGGAGCCGCTGTACGCGGCTCCGCCGCTGCTTCAGCGGATGGTCGACGCGGGGCGGCTCGGCCGTAAGTCCGGCTCCGGTTTTTATACGTACGCCTGA
- a CDS encoding glycoside hydrolase family 10 protein, with translation MSRRGFAAAAAVGLSGLVTAGLAVAAELSGGDGSGGDSGDDARPRGRRAPGGELRGMWLATVANRDWPSKPGLTADRQRTELLAHLDQAVERRLNAVIFQVRPTADALWPSPYEPWAQCLTGVQGRAPGWDPLGTAVKEAHARGLELHAWFNPYRIANHTDPTKLVASHPARKHPDWVVPYGGKLYYNPGLPEVRTFVQDAMLDAVEKYAVDAVHWDDYFYPYPVAGQVFDDDDAYTAYGDDFADQAAWRRNNIDRLVLETAARIKKVRPGTKFGVSPFGVWRNATTDSRGSDTRAGVQTYDDLHADTRKWVRQGWIDYIVPQLYWNIGFAAADYAKLVPWWAEAARGSSTKLYVGEALYKAGDPAQSAAWQDVAELSRHLTLARNHPEVRGHVFFSAREVAADSIGAMARVVADHYKQPAKPARRA, from the coding sequence ATGTCACGTCGGGGGTTCGCGGCGGCCGCGGCGGTCGGGCTGTCGGGACTCGTGACGGCGGGACTGGCGGTGGCGGCGGAGCTCTCCGGGGGTGACGGGTCGGGTGGCGACTCCGGCGACGACGCCCGGCCCCGCGGGCGCCGGGCTCCGGGAGGCGAGCTGCGCGGCATGTGGCTGGCGACCGTCGCGAACCGTGACTGGCCCTCGAAGCCCGGGCTGACCGCGGACCGGCAGCGCACCGAACTGCTCGCGCACCTCGACCAGGCGGTGGAGCGCCGGCTGAACGCGGTGATCTTCCAGGTGCGGCCCACGGCCGACGCGCTGTGGCCCTCGCCGTACGAACCCTGGGCCCAGTGCCTCACCGGCGTCCAGGGCAGGGCCCCCGGCTGGGACCCGCTCGGCACCGCGGTGAAGGAGGCCCACGCGCGAGGTCTGGAACTGCACGCCTGGTTCAACCCGTACCGGATCGCCAACCACACCGACCCGACGAAGCTCGTCGCCTCGCACCCCGCGCGCAAGCACCCCGACTGGGTCGTGCCGTACGGCGGCAAGCTGTACTACAACCCGGGGCTGCCCGAGGTCCGCACGTTCGTCCAGGACGCGATGCTCGACGCGGTGGAGAAGTACGCCGTGGACGCCGTGCACTGGGACGACTACTTCTATCCGTATCCGGTCGCGGGCCAGGTCTTCGACGACGACGACGCGTATACCGCGTACGGCGACGACTTCGCCGACCAGGCGGCCTGGCGGCGGAACAACATCGACCGGTTGGTGCTGGAGACGGCCGCCCGGATCAAGAAGGTCCGGCCGGGCACGAAGTTCGGGGTCAGCCCGTTCGGGGTGTGGCGCAACGCCACGACCGACTCGCGGGGCTCGGACACCCGGGCCGGCGTGCAGACGTACGACGATCTGCACGCGGACACCAGGAAATGGGTCCGGCAGGGCTGGATCGACTACATCGTCCCGCAGCTCTACTGGAACATCGGCTTCGCCGCCGCGGACTACGCGAAGCTGGTCCCCTGGTGGGCGGAGGCCGCGCGCGGCAGCAGCACGAAGCTGTACGTCGGTGAGGCGCTCTACAAGGCCGGTGACCCCGCGCAGTCCGCGGCCTGGCAGGACGTGGCCGAACTGTCCCGGCACCTCACCCTCGCGCGGAACCATCCGGAGGTGCGCGGGCATGTGTTCTTCTCCGCCAGGGAAGTGGCGGCCGACAGCATCGGAGCCATGGCACGCGTGGTCGCCGACCACTACAAGCAGCCGGCGAAGCCCGCGCGCAGGGCCTAG
- a CDS encoding DUF1918 domain-containing protein: MQATVGDHLLVHGRIVGQHDRVAEVIEVLGQKGSPPYRVRFEDGHETLMSPGPDCVVQHHEDTAH; encoded by the coding sequence ATGCAAGCAACCGTAGGCGACCATCTGCTGGTGCACGGCAGGATCGTCGGGCAGCACGACCGGGTCGCGGAAGTCATCGAGGTACTCGGACAGAAGGGCAGCCCCCCTTACCGGGTCCGCTTCGAGGACGGCCACGAGACCCTGATGTCACCCGGCCCCGACTGCGTGGTCCAGCACCACGAGGACACGGCCCACTAG